One genomic segment of Pandoraea thiooxydans includes these proteins:
- a CDS encoding isocitrate lyase/PEP mutase family protein, whose product MTQTNALTLKQKLAGGEILVAPGVFDMISVRLADQMGFDCLYMTGFGTVASYLGEPDAGLATYTDMLNRVSAFCGGSRTPMICDGDTGYGGLLNVAHTVRGYERAGAAGIQLEDQEFPKKCGHTPGRRVIAAQDMVNKIKVAREARASDEFLIVARTDARTSLGLDEALRRAEQYANAGADVLFIESPESEKELEIIGKTFDMPLLVNIVEGGRTPQLTPAELQRLGFSIAIYPASGFLAVAQALEKVYGDIKALRGTRDTEKSLYSFAKMCQLLGFEAVWEFDRQHAE is encoded by the coding sequence ATGACTCAAACTAATGCGTTGACGCTCAAGCAGAAACTCGCCGGCGGCGAGATCCTGGTCGCTCCCGGTGTGTTCGATATGATCTCCGTGCGCCTGGCCGACCAGATGGGCTTCGACTGCCTGTACATGACCGGCTTTGGCACGGTCGCCTCCTACCTGGGCGAACCGGATGCCGGACTGGCGACCTATACCGACATGCTCAATCGCGTCAGTGCGTTTTGCGGCGGGAGCCGCACGCCGATGATTTGCGACGGTGACACCGGCTACGGCGGCCTGCTCAACGTTGCTCATACCGTGCGCGGCTACGAGCGCGCGGGCGCCGCCGGGATTCAGCTCGAAGACCAGGAGTTTCCCAAGAAGTGCGGCCACACGCCGGGGCGCCGCGTGATCGCCGCGCAAGACATGGTGAACAAGATCAAGGTCGCGAGGGAGGCACGCGCGAGCGACGAGTTCCTGATCGTGGCCCGCACCGATGCGCGCACGAGCCTGGGCCTGGACGAGGCATTGCGCCGTGCCGAGCAATATGCCAACGCGGGTGCGGATGTCTTGTTCATCGAATCGCCGGAGAGCGAAAAAGAACTGGAGATTATTGGCAAGACCTTCGATATGCCGTTGCTGGTCAATATCGTGGAGGGCGGGCGCACGCCGCAACTGACGCCGGCCGAATTGCAACGGCTTGGGTTCTCCATTGCGATCTATCCCGCCTCGGGTTTCCTGGCCGTGGCCCAGGCGCTGGAAAAAGTGTATGGCGACATCAAGGCGCTCAGGGGGACTCGCGACACGGAAAAGTCGCTCTACTCATTTGCGAAGATGTGCCAGTTGCTGGGGTTCGAAGCGGTGTGGGAGTTCGACCGGCAACACGCCGAATAG
- a CDS encoding GntR family transcriptional regulator has protein sequence MANAETKVVKLPRRTALKQTTLTETIFVEIRARLQRGEVGPKDRLLDYEIADEFDCTRMPVRQALLRLVNEGYLVGTTRGFVMPTLTTDDVHEIFEVRRLLEPSAAAGAAAALTDKQEAALKRAYQKARKAYDKSDSALMIEANIEFRDVWLGAVQNARLKATIQRFADHAQQVRLGTLSNPATQKIAVDGLRALLEGFTERDAKQIKSAMLEFILSAEQRYFALLNGQD, from the coding sequence ATGGCTAACGCCGAAACCAAAGTCGTCAAGCTACCGCGCCGCACCGCGCTTAAACAGACCACGCTGACCGAGACGATCTTCGTTGAAATTCGCGCGCGCCTGCAGCGCGGCGAGGTCGGGCCGAAAGACCGGTTGCTCGACTACGAGATCGCCGACGAATTCGATTGCACGCGCATGCCGGTGCGCCAGGCGCTGCTGCGCCTGGTCAATGAAGGTTATCTGGTCGGCACCACGCGCGGCTTCGTCATGCCCACACTGACCACCGACGATGTGCATGAAATCTTCGAGGTGCGGCGTCTGCTCGAACCAAGTGCGGCAGCAGGTGCCGCCGCGGCCCTGACCGACAAACAGGAGGCCGCCCTCAAGCGCGCTTATCAAAAGGCGCGCAAGGCGTATGACAAGAGCGACAGCGCACTGATGATCGAGGCGAATATCGAATTTCGCGACGTCTGGCTCGGCGCGGTGCAGAATGCGCGGCTGAAGGCAACCATCCAGCGCTTTGCCGACCACGCCCAGCAGGTCCGGCTCGGCACACTCAGCAACCCCGCCACGCAGAAAATCGCCGTCGACGGCCTGCGCGCCTTGCTCGAAGGTTTCACCGAGCGCGACGCAAAGCAGATCAAGAGCGCCATGCTCGAATTCATCCTGAGCGCGGAGCAGCGATATTTCGCGCTGCTCAACGGGCAAGACTAG
- a CDS encoding amino acid permease — MESPNITSREGGLEKALTQRQIAMIGIGGAIGTGLFMGSGIAIGYAGPAVLISYLIAAVVAVIMVFSLAEMAVAHPTAGSFGTYAEMYLNRWAGFVVRYTYWIIEVVAVGGEAIAVGLYMGFWYPGVPVWLWSLAFGVVLVYVNCRSVTNFGSFEYWFALIKVVAIVAFILVGLIHVFGLGTGAPVGLHNLTGLPGGFMPHGFHGVWMGVLMAIFSFYGVEIVAVTSGEAKDPSRAIPHALRSMVLRLTLFYLLALGIMVAYLPWTEAGAKVVQQSPFVKLFAHAGIAHAAGIMNFVVITAALSSMNTNLYLSSRTLFSLARGGYAPSWLGRLSSNGTPLVATLISGVGILIAASISFFSPLAYNYLFGIALFGGIFVWIMILVTHLRFRQAWQDRKLPVRMPFFPVAQITGIALLAAILITMGLDTEFWDISWIVGVPWLLAVSAVYFLYRKRLSQAAIGSASA, encoded by the coding sequence ATGGAGTCGCCCAACATAACCTCGCGTGAAGGGGGGTTGGAAAAAGCACTGACGCAGCGGCAAATCGCGATGATCGGCATTGGCGGCGCGATTGGCACCGGCCTGTTCATGGGCAGCGGCATCGCCATCGGCTATGCCGGGCCGGCCGTATTGATAAGTTATCTGATCGCCGCGGTGGTCGCCGTGATCATGGTCTTCAGCCTGGCGGAGATGGCCGTGGCCCACCCCACCGCCGGCTCGTTCGGCACTTACGCGGAAATGTATCTGAACCGGTGGGCCGGGTTCGTGGTGCGATACACGTACTGGATCATCGAAGTCGTCGCGGTCGGCGGCGAAGCGATCGCGGTGGGCCTATACATGGGCTTCTGGTATCCCGGCGTGCCCGTCTGGCTGTGGTCGCTCGCCTTCGGCGTGGTGCTCGTGTACGTCAACTGCCGCTCGGTGACCAACTTCGGTTCATTCGAATATTGGTTCGCGCTGATCAAGGTGGTGGCCATCGTCGCGTTTATCCTGGTGGGCCTGATCCACGTGTTCGGTCTGGGCACAGGCGCGCCGGTCGGGCTGCACAACCTGACGGGCCTGCCCGGCGGCTTCATGCCGCACGGCTTCCACGGCGTCTGGATGGGCGTGCTGATGGCGATCTTTTCGTTCTATGGCGTGGAGATCGTGGCGGTCACCTCGGGCGAGGCAAAGGATCCGTCGCGCGCCATTCCTCACGCGCTGCGCTCGATGGTGTTGCGCCTGACACTGTTCTACCTGCTGGCGCTGGGCATCATGGTGGCTTACCTGCCCTGGACCGAGGCCGGTGCCAAGGTCGTCCAGCAGAGCCCGTTCGTGAAGCTGTTCGCGCACGCCGGGATCGCTCATGCCGCCGGCATCATGAACTTCGTGGTGATCACCGCGGCCCTGTCGAGCATGAACACCAACCTGTATCTTTCATCGCGCACGCTGTTCTCGCTGGCACGCGGCGGCTATGCACCGAGCTGGCTAGGACGCCTGTCGAGCAATGGCACGCCGCTGGTGGCCACGCTGATTTCCGGCGTCGGGATTCTGATCGCCGCGTCGATCTCGTTCTTCAGCCCGTTGGCCTACAACTATCTGTTCGGCATCGCGCTGTTCGGCGGCATCTTCGTGTGGATCATGATTCTCGTGACGCACCTGCGTTTTCGCCAGGCGTGGCAAGACCGCAAGCTGCCGGTGCGCATGCCGTTCTTTCCCGTCGCGCAGATCACCGGTATTGCCTTGCTGGCGGCGATCCTGATCACCATGGGCCTGGACACCGAGTTCTGGGACATCTCATGGATCGTCGGCGTACCCTGGCTGCTGGCAGTCTCGGCGGTCTATTTTCTTTACCGCAAACGCCTGTCCCAGGCAGCGATCGGCAGCGCCTCGGCATGA
- a CDS encoding aminotransferase class V-fold PLP-dependent enzyme: protein MTHRAGSHRDGWLLYHSVGMFPGQEDAVRAALDTFASQWCRPDLGRWDYGLQIRQRALDDWARLVGAPAGSVFAAENVTEAFAKFVGALGRERLAGRRVLIAADCFPSLHFMLMGMAPVLGFTLDTVPLAEHAAFVSDDEFIARWDDGVALAIVTWVTSTASKRADLTRLAAHGRAQGSLIAVDITQGAGILEFDVACPAVDFVATTTLKWLCGAPGTGLGYVNPALLDAALAPLVQGWFSQPDPFNWDLARFSLAPDARRFDNGTPSFLPYVASGPGLAWRLAADASALRAHNLQLAHRLMAMCDAKGYRLRSPREDARRGGSVMAELPAHVDPRALEVSLALEGILADTRGATIRFSPGVLTTSAALDRLAALLPDA, encoded by the coding sequence ATGACTCACCGTGCCGGATCGCATCGCGACGGCTGGCTGTTGTACCACTCGGTCGGTATGTTCCCCGGGCAGGAAGACGCCGTGCGTGCTGCGCTCGATACGTTCGCCTCGCAGTGGTGCCGCCCCGATCTCGGCCGCTGGGATTACGGGCTGCAGATCAGACAGCGCGCCCTGGATGACTGGGCTCGCCTGGTCGGCGCGCCGGCCGGCTCGGTGTTTGCCGCGGAGAACGTTACCGAAGCCTTCGCCAAGTTCGTTGGTGCACTGGGCCGGGAGCGGTTGGCCGGGCGCCGCGTGCTGATCGCCGCCGACTGCTTTCCAAGCCTGCACTTCATGCTCATGGGCATGGCGCCGGTGCTCGGATTCACGCTCGACACGGTGCCGCTGGCCGAGCATGCCGCCTTTGTCAGCGACGACGAGTTCATCGCCCGGTGGGACGACGGCGTGGCCTTGGCAATCGTAACCTGGGTTACGTCCACCGCTTCCAAGCGCGCGGATCTCACACGCCTGGCGGCGCACGGTCGCGCGCAAGGCAGCCTGATTGCGGTCGACATCACACAGGGCGCCGGCATTCTCGAGTTCGACGTCGCCTGCCCGGCCGTCGATTTCGTCGCCACCACCACGCTCAAGTGGCTGTGCGGCGCGCCTGGCACCGGCCTGGGTTACGTCAACCCGGCGCTGCTCGACGCTGCGCTGGCGCCGCTCGTGCAGGGCTGGTTCAGCCAACCCGATCCATTCAACTGGGATCTCGCGCGGTTTTCGCTGGCGCCCGACGCGCGTCGCTTCGACAATGGCACGCCGTCATTCCTGCCCTATGTCGCCTCCGGCCCCGGACTTGCCTGGCGCCTGGCGGCCGACGCCAGCGCGCTGCGCGCCCACAACCTGCAGCTCGCGCATCGCCTGATGGCCATGTGCGACGCCAAGGGCTACCGGCTGCGCTCGCCGCGCGAGGATGCGCGGCGCGGCGGCAGCGTGATGGCCGAGCTGCCGGCTCACGTCGACCCGCGTGCACTGGAAGTCTCGCTCGCGCTCGAGGGCATTCTGGCGGACACGCGCGGCGCGACCATTCGCTTCTCGCCCGGCGTGCTCACCACTTCAGCCGCGCTCGACCGCCTGGCGGCGCTGCTGCCCGATGCATAA
- a CDS encoding porin encodes MKHKSHAVVLALGATFAGTALAQSSVTLYGIVDQSVRYTTNADAANNSSVQLTNGAITNSRFGFKGEEALGNGLKAIFDLESGFDPQTGYLNQGGRMFGRDAYVGLSGPLGTIKLGRQGTEAFNLYGDYDPLTVGNYTANSWAFYMTDARIDNALSYDATFEHLHLGATYGFGQQPGSLSKNAYWGARASYDLGPLSFGAVYQELHDLANNAQRMWGLAARYTTGPAKLFFGYMGGHDATGIVDASLNDPSRTVSTGSFVANPRKDSTFFTGITYQATPALSLTGAAYYDDIKNVNGISGNSGKRYTGALWADYALSRRTQLYATLDYNKVDGGAYTELPGKSNQTGVAVGIRHIF; translated from the coding sequence ATGAAACATAAAAGTCACGCCGTCGTACTGGCCCTGGGCGCCACCTTCGCCGGTACTGCGTTGGCGCAAAGTTCGGTCACGCTGTATGGCATCGTCGACCAGAGCGTACGCTACACGACCAACGCGGACGCCGCGAACAACAGCAGTGTGCAATTGACCAACGGCGCGATCACCAACAGCCGTTTCGGCTTCAAAGGCGAGGAAGCGCTGGGCAACGGGCTCAAGGCGATCTTCGATCTCGAAAGCGGCTTCGATCCGCAAACCGGCTACCTGAATCAGGGCGGCCGGATGTTCGGCCGCGACGCGTACGTCGGGTTGTCCGGCCCCCTGGGCACCATCAAGCTGGGCCGACAGGGCACCGAGGCATTCAACCTTTACGGCGATTACGATCCGCTGACCGTGGGTAACTACACGGCAAACTCATGGGCGTTTTACATGACCGACGCGCGCATCGACAACGCGCTCAGCTATGACGCCACCTTCGAGCACCTTCATCTGGGCGCGACCTACGGCTTCGGGCAACAACCAGGCAGCCTCAGCAAGAACGCTTACTGGGGAGCGCGCGCCTCGTATGACCTTGGCCCGTTGAGCTTCGGCGCCGTCTATCAGGAATTGCACGACCTCGCCAATAACGCGCAACGCATGTGGGGCCTGGCCGCGCGCTACACCACCGGACCCGCCAAGCTGTTCTTCGGCTATATGGGCGGGCATGACGCCACCGGCATCGTGGACGCCTCGCTCAACGATCCGAGCCGCACGGTGAGTACCGGCTCGTTCGTTGCCAATCCGCGCAAGGACTCGACGTTCTTCACCGGCATCACCTACCAGGCCACGCCCGCCCTGTCGCTCACCGGTGCCGCCTATTACGACGACATCAAGAACGTCAATGGCATTTCCGGCAACAGCGGCAAGCGCTACACCGGCGCGCTGTGGGCCGACTATGCGCTGTCGCGACGCACCCAGCTCTACGCCACGCTCGACTACAACAAAGTCGATGGCGGCGCGTACACGGAACTGCCGGGCAAGAGTAACCAGACCGGTGTAGCCGTGGGCATTCGCCACATTTTCTAG
- a CDS encoding pyridoxal phosphate-dependent aminotransferase — MRLTRESILSMPDSPIIDVWRLGIGRPEVIGLWAGESDLPTPQPFCEAANRALAAGHTFYSPNRGILALREAIRAYYTRLCGISIEDERVAATSSGMNAVMLVSQAIVEPGDNVVCITPSWPNILRAIHIAGGHTRAVPLGYGEHGWSLDLQRLFDACDERTRAIYYASPGNPTGWMMSAEQQRRLLDFARRRGIAVIADEVYQRIVYDRSYAPSMAELAAPDDPVFVVNSFSKAWAMTGWRMGWMIYPRPMLATFEKLIQFNTSGAPAFLQAGAAAALNDGEPFVRSFVERCRNGQRLVLDRLRAMPRVRVVPNTASFYLMFEIDGVRDTLAFCKRAVQEAGVGLAPGVAFGDESAHQIRLCYARSDASLSEAMDRLEPFISRLGPDAA; from the coding sequence ATGAGACTTACCAGGGAATCGATCTTGTCCATGCCCGATTCGCCAATCATCGACGTGTGGCGTCTGGGCATCGGCCGTCCTGAGGTCATCGGCCTATGGGCCGGCGAGAGCGATCTACCGACGCCCCAACCGTTCTGCGAAGCGGCCAATCGCGCGCTGGCCGCGGGACATACCTTCTATTCGCCCAACCGCGGCATCCTCGCGCTGCGCGAGGCGATTCGCGCCTATTACACACGGTTGTGCGGCATCTCGATCGAGGATGAGCGCGTCGCGGCCACCAGTTCGGGCATGAACGCCGTGATGCTTGTTTCGCAAGCCATCGTCGAACCCGGCGACAACGTGGTCTGCATCACGCCGTCGTGGCCGAACATCCTGCGGGCGATTCATATCGCCGGCGGCCACACGCGCGCAGTACCGCTCGGCTATGGGGAGCACGGATGGAGCCTCGATCTGCAACGCCTGTTCGATGCATGCGACGAGCGCACGCGCGCGATCTACTACGCCTCGCCGGGCAACCCGACCGGCTGGATGATGTCTGCCGAACAGCAGCGCCGCCTGCTGGATTTCGCCCGGCGGCGCGGCATCGCCGTCATCGCCGACGAGGTCTATCAGCGCATCGTCTATGACCGGTCCTATGCGCCGTCGATGGCGGAACTGGCCGCGCCGGACGATCCAGTGTTCGTGGTCAACAGCTTCTCGAAGGCGTGGGCCATGACCGGCTGGCGCATGGGCTGGATGATCTACCCGCGCCCGATGCTTGCGACTTTCGAGAAATTGATTCAATTCAACACCAGCGGCGCGCCGGCTTTCCTGCAGGCTGGGGCGGCGGCCGCGCTCAACGATGGCGAGCCGTTCGTACGCTCGTTCGTCGAGCGGTGCCGCAACGGCCAGCGTCTCGTGCTCGATCGCTTGCGCGCCATGCCGCGCGTGCGCGTCGTCCCCAATACCGCGTCGTTCTACCTGATGTTCGAAATCGACGGTGTGCGCGACACGCTCGCCTTCTGCAAGCGCGCGGTGCAAGAAGCCGGCGTGGGTCTGGCGCCAGGCGTGGCGTTCGGTGACGAATCGGCGCATCAGATCCGCCTGTGCTATGCGCGCAGCGACGCCAGTTTGAGCGAGGCCATGGACCGGCTGGAGCCCTTTATCTCAAGGCTCGGGCCCGACGCTGCCTGA
- a CDS encoding HpcH/HpaI aldolase family protein, with amino-acid sequence MSLEQSIDLIWLSLGSVALVEFAAHAAPGAIVLDLQHGLWERGTLEAAIAAAGSDVPVIARCAENSPHAIAQPLDAGAASVLVPLVETEADARQAVAAGRYPPLGRRSAGGVRPLLAGVEAMLEADRQVAVGVLIETVRGVENAAAIAAVPGVDYLFVGTGDLALSRGTGDPEVIARDCAHVLRAAREAGLPCGVFTQDAAAARTALANGYRLAVAANDIDVAKQGFLAARRALA; translated from the coding sequence ATGTCCCTTGAGCAATCGATCGATTTGATCTGGCTGTCCCTGGGCAGCGTCGCGCTGGTTGAATTTGCCGCACACGCCGCTCCGGGGGCGATCGTGCTGGATCTGCAGCACGGTCTGTGGGAGCGCGGCACTCTCGAGGCGGCGATCGCCGCTGCCGGATCGGACGTGCCGGTGATTGCGCGCTGCGCCGAGAATTCGCCGCATGCGATTGCGCAACCGCTGGACGCGGGCGCCGCGTCGGTGCTGGTGCCGCTGGTGGAGACTGAGGCCGATGCCAGGCAAGCCGTGGCGGCGGGACGCTATCCGCCTCTGGGCAGGCGCTCGGCGGGCGGTGTGCGCCCTCTTCTGGCGGGAGTCGAAGCGATGCTGGAGGCCGACCGCCAGGTCGCCGTGGGCGTTCTGATCGAAACCGTCCGGGGGGTGGAGAATGCCGCGGCGATTGCCGCTGTGCCCGGCGTCGACTATCTGTTTGTCGGCACCGGCGATCTCGCGCTCTCACGCGGCACTGGCGACCCCGAGGTGATCGCCCGCGATTGCGCCCATGTGTTGCGCGCGGCGCGGGAAGCCGGGTTGCCATGCGGCGTGTTCACCCAGGATGCAGCCGCCGCGCGCACGGCGCTGGCCAACGGATACCGCCTGGCGGTGGCCGCTAACGACATCGACGTGGCGAAGCAGGGGTTTTTGGCGGCGCGCCGCGCGCTGGCCTGA
- a CDS encoding peptidoglycan D,D-transpeptidase FtsI family protein — MKSAPQRNIPLNSTPILNRGTFAWRSRLVVAFITLAFIALAVRAFWIQGPGNAFYIKQGEMRYEHQIPLPAVRGRILDRDGRILAVSLPADDVWANPVEVPKDKPLTELPELAKLLGENPATLRTKLTDGRKFIYLKRLVTPTVGKEVLALKMPGVHETRAYKRFYPEGEIAAHVVGFTNVEDQGQEGVELGEQSLLKGTGGSHLVIEDRLGRIIQDLGDDVEPRDGKNVELSLDTRIQLATYLAVKDAVKRTGAKAGAAVVLDAKYGQVLALANYPSYNPNNREDLTGDQLRNRVLTDSFEPGSILKPVTMALALQLHRVTPTTTFDTGNGRLEFHGAVISDDSANHVITTTQIITKSSNIGMTKISTLLKPEEMWDMFTDMGLGQAPKLGFPGASAGRVRPYRSWRPIEQATMAYGYGISTSLFQLARAYSVFANHGVMVPFSIFKNTEPTPPAGVRIISAHTAQEILDMLETVVQPGGTAPTAQVPGYRVGGKTGTAYKLRGHTYDHSLYRASFVGIAPLSNPRLVIAVSIDQPRAAEHFGGQAAAPAFVQIASQALPMLNIRPDNAVKPTVMPGGASAVQAAAPSKAPPQSAPGRHG, encoded by the coding sequence ATGAAGAGCGCCCCCCAACGCAATATTCCCCTCAACTCCACGCCAATTCTCAATCGCGGCACCTTCGCCTGGCGCTCAAGACTGGTCGTCGCATTCATTACCCTGGCTTTCATCGCCCTGGCCGTGCGCGCATTCTGGATTCAGGGGCCGGGCAACGCCTTTTATATCAAGCAAGGCGAGATGCGCTACGAGCACCAGATTCCATTGCCGGCGGTGCGCGGCCGCATTCTCGATCGCGATGGGCGAATCCTGGCGGTCAGCCTGCCGGCCGACGACGTCTGGGCCAATCCGGTGGAAGTGCCGAAAGACAAACCGCTGACCGAGCTGCCCGAGCTCGCCAAATTGCTCGGTGAAAACCCGGCCACACTGCGCACCAAACTGACCGATGGCCGCAAGTTCATCTACCTGAAACGACTGGTCACGCCGACCGTGGGCAAGGAAGTCCTGGCGCTGAAAATGCCGGGCGTGCACGAGACGCGTGCTTACAAACGGTTCTATCCGGAGGGCGAAATTGCCGCACACGTGGTTGGCTTTACCAACGTCGAGGATCAGGGCCAGGAAGGCGTCGAACTGGGTGAGCAGAGCCTGCTCAAGGGTACCGGTGGCAGCCACCTGGTGATCGAAGATCGGCTGGGGCGAATCATCCAGGATCTCGGCGACGACGTTGAGCCGCGCGACGGGAAAAATGTCGAGCTCTCGCTCGACACCCGCATTCAGCTGGCCACTTATCTGGCGGTCAAGGACGCCGTCAAGCGCACCGGCGCCAAGGCAGGCGCGGCCGTGGTGCTGGATGCGAAGTATGGGCAGGTCCTGGCCCTGGCCAATTATCCTTCGTACAACCCGAACAATCGCGAGGATCTGACCGGAGACCAGTTGCGCAACCGCGTTCTGACGGATTCGTTCGAACCGGGCTCGATCCTCAAGCCGGTGACCATGGCGTTGGCGCTGCAGCTGCATCGGGTGACGCCGACCACGACCTTCGATACCGGCAATGGCCGCCTCGAATTTCATGGCGCGGTCATCAGTGACGACAGCGCCAACCATGTGATTACCACCACGCAGATCATCACCAAATCGAGCAACATCGGCATGACCAAGATCTCGACGCTGCTCAAGCCCGAGGAAATGTGGGACATGTTTACCGACATGGGGCTGGGCCAGGCGCCCAAGCTCGGCTTCCCCGGTGCCTCGGCTGGACGGGTACGGCCGTATCGCTCGTGGCGTCCGATCGAGCAGGCGACCATGGCATACGGTTACGGCATTTCGACGTCGCTGTTCCAATTGGCGCGCGCCTATTCCGTATTCGCCAACCACGGCGTGATGGTGCCGTTCAGTATCTTCAAAAACACTGAACCGACCCCGCCGGCCGGCGTGCGAATCATCAGCGCACACACTGCCCAGGAAATTCTCGACATGCTGGAGACCGTGGTGCAGCCGGGCGGCACCGCGCCGACGGCGCAAGTGCCGGGGTACCGGGTCGGCGGCAAAACCGGCACGGCCTACAAGCTGCGTGGCCACACCTATGACCACAGCCTTTACCGCGCCTCGTTCGTCGGCATCGCACCGCTGTCCAACCCGCGCCTGGTGATCGCCGTGTCGATCGACCAGCCGCGCGCGGCCGAGCACTTCGGCGGGCAGGCTGCGGCGCCCGCATTCGTGCAGATCGCCAGCCAGGCGCTGCCGATGCTCAACATCCGACCCGACAACGCCGTCAAGCCGACCGTGATGCCAGGCGGCGCATCGGCGGTGCAGGCGGCCGCGCCATCAAAGGCGCCTCCCCAGAGCGCACCAGGACGCCACGGTTGA
- a CDS encoding aromatic amino acid transaminase — protein sequence MFEHVEAYAGDPILSLGEAFQKDPRANKVNLSVGLYYDEEGRLPLLKSVQQAEARHAAKLSPRPYLPMEGDAAYRAAVQQLLFGAGHEAVKAGRIATIQSIGGSGALKVGADLLKRYFPASQVWVSSPTWENHRAIFEGAGFTVNDYPYYDKSTGGVQFEAMLASLAQLPAQSIVLLHPCCHNPTGVDLDRTQWQEVVRVAKERQLIPFMDIAYQGFGDGLDEDAYAIRAMTDAGVSFFVSNSFSKNLSFYGERCGGLSVVCRDAEEAARVLGQLKATVRRNYSNPPTYGEQIAVTVLTDPALRKEWEDEVAQMRVRIKAMRTQLHDALVKQCPGVDFSYIVKQRGMFSYTGLSREQVERLRDEFAVYLVGSGRMCVAGLNAKNVAYTAQAFAAVMQQ from the coding sequence ATGTTCGAGCATGTCGAAGCCTACGCCGGCGATCCTATTCTCAGCCTGGGCGAGGCCTTTCAGAAAGATCCCCGCGCCAACAAGGTCAACCTGAGCGTCGGCCTGTATTACGACGAAGAGGGTCGGCTGCCATTGCTGAAGTCGGTGCAGCAAGCCGAGGCCCGCCACGCCGCCAAGCTCTCGCCGCGCCCCTATCTGCCGATGGAAGGCGACGCGGCTTACCGCGCGGCAGTACAGCAACTGCTGTTCGGCGCCGGCCATGAAGCCGTCAAGGCCGGCCGCATCGCCACGATCCAGAGTATCGGCGGCTCGGGCGCGCTCAAGGTCGGCGCCGATCTGCTCAAGCGCTACTTCCCCGCCAGCCAGGTCTGGGTCAGCTCGCCCACCTGGGAAAACCATCGCGCGATATTCGAGGGCGCGGGCTTCACCGTCAACGACTATCCCTACTACGACAAGAGCACTGGCGGCGTGCAATTCGAGGCGATGCTCGCGAGCCTTGCGCAACTGCCGGCTCAGTCGATCGTGCTGCTGCACCCCTGCTGCCACAATCCGACCGGCGTCGATCTGGACCGCACCCAATGGCAGGAAGTCGTCCGGGTGGCCAAGGAGCGCCAGCTGATCCCGTTCATGGATATCGCCTACCAGGGCTTCGGCGACGGACTCGATGAAGATGCTTATGCGATCCGCGCGATGACCGATGCCGGCGTCAGCTTCTTTGTCAGCAATTCGTTCTCGAAGAACCTGTCGTTCTATGGCGAGCGCTGCGGCGGCCTGTCGGTCGTTTGCCGCGATGCCGAGGAGGCCGCTCGCGTGCTGGGCCAACTGAAGGCAACCGTGCGCCGCAACTACTCCAATCCGCCGACTTACGGCGAGCAGATCGCCGTCACGGTGCTGACCGATCCGGCATTGCGCAAGGAGTGGGAAGACGAAGTCGCCCAGATGCGCGTGCGCATCAAGGCCATGCGCACACAGCTGCATGACGCGCTCGTCAAGCAGTGCCCTGGGGTCGACTTCAGCTACATCGTCAAGCAGCGCGGCATGTTCAGCTATACCGGGTTGTCCCGCGAGCAGGTCGAGCGCCTGCGGGACGAATTCGCTGTGTACCTGGTCGGGTCCGGGCGCATGTGCGTGGCCGGCCTGAATGCGAAAAACGTGGCTTACACGGCACAGGCGTTTGCCGCAGTCATGCAGCAGTGA
- a CDS encoding GNAT family N-acetyltransferase, which yields MQIEETWLLIMSHRRATLGARSDLEKFIMSSDSTAVATVLRHPVNNEEIAACYPAMRELRPHLSSQQEFMTRVSRQFEQGYRLLAAWRGSHAVALAGYRLQENLVYGRFLYVDDLVALETERRGRLGQRLLEALADEARAQGCAKLVLDTALSNALAQRFYYRQGMLATAMRFNLALNKEVRPA from the coding sequence ATGCAAATCGAAGAAACTTGGCTCTTAATCATGAGCCATCGCCGCGCTACATTGGGGGCTCGATCCGACCTGGAGAAATTCATCATGTCCTCAGACTCGACCGCCGTGGCGACGGTATTGCGACATCCCGTCAACAATGAAGAAATTGCCGCCTGCTACCCCGCAATGCGCGAATTACGGCCTCACCTGAGCTCGCAGCAGGAATTCATGACGAGAGTGTCTCGTCAGTTCGAGCAGGGTTACCGCCTGTTGGCGGCCTGGCGCGGCAGCCACGCCGTGGCTTTGGCGGGCTACCGGTTGCAGGAAAACCTGGTGTACGGGCGCTTCCTCTATGTCGATGATCTCGTCGCCCTCGAGACCGAGCGCCGGGGCCGGCTCGGCCAGCGGCTGCTCGAAGCATTGGCTGACGAGGCGCGCGCGCAGGGCTGCGCGAAACTGGTGCTGGACACTGCGCTCTCGAACGCCTTGGCGCAGCGGTTTTATTATCGGCAGGGGATGTTGGCCACTGCCATGCGATTTAATCTGGCACTGAATAAAGAGGTCCGCCCCGCATGA